A genome region from Candidatus Microthrix parvicella Bio17-1 includes the following:
- the glpX gene encoding class II fructose-bisphosphatase, whose amino-acid sequence MTDPQAPDRNLAMELVRVTEAAALAGARWLGRGDKNAADGAAVDAMRIMLATVQMKGVVVIGEGEKDEAPMLFNGEEVGSGDGAGADIAVDPIDGTTLTALGRPNALSVIAVSDRGTMFDPGPCVYMEKIAVGPEAADVIDITQSATENINRVAEVKGSKPGDITVVVLDRPRHDDLVAEIRSTGARIHSISDGDVAGAIATAWPTSSVDILFGIGGTPEGVISAAAMKCLRGAQQGRLWPRNNDERAAAEAAGYDLSKVLTQDDMVRGDNCFFAATGISDGELLDGVQFSPSGAKSQSLVMRSTSGTVRLVETHHRADQMHV is encoded by the coding sequence ATGACCGACCCACAGGCCCCCGACCGCAACCTCGCCATGGAGCTCGTCCGGGTGACCGAGGCAGCGGCCCTGGCCGGGGCCCGGTGGCTGGGCCGGGGCGACAAGAACGCCGCCGACGGCGCCGCCGTTGATGCCATGCGCATCATGTTGGCCACGGTGCAGATGAAGGGCGTGGTGGTCATCGGCGAGGGCGAGAAGGACGAGGCGCCCATGCTTTTCAACGGCGAGGAGGTTGGCAGCGGCGATGGGGCCGGAGCCGACATCGCGGTCGACCCGATCGATGGCACCACGCTGACCGCCCTCGGGCGCCCCAACGCACTCTCGGTCATCGCCGTCTCCGATCGCGGCACCATGTTCGACCCGGGTCCCTGCGTGTACATGGAGAAGATCGCCGTGGGTCCCGAGGCCGCCGACGTGATCGATATCACCCAGTCCGCCACCGAGAACATCAACCGGGTGGCCGAGGTCAAGGGTTCCAAGCCCGGGGATATCACCGTTGTGGTGCTCGACCGGCCCCGTCACGACGACCTGGTGGCCGAGATTCGCTCCACCGGCGCACGCATCCACTCGATCTCCGACGGCGACGTGGCCGGGGCCATCGCCACGGCCTGGCCCACCTCATCGGTCGACATCCTCTTCGGCATCGGCGGCACCCCGGAGGGCGTCATCTCCGCCGCCGCCATGAAGTGCCTGCGGGGAGCCCAGCAGGGCCGCCTTTGGCCTCGCAACAACGACGAGCGCGCCGCCGCCGAGGCGGCTGGGTACGACCTGTCCAAGGTCCTGACCCAGGACGACATGGTGCGGGGCGACAATTGCTTCTTCGCGGCGACCGGCATCAGCGACGGCGAACTCCTCGACGGCGTGCAGTTTTCGCCCTCTGGGGCCAAGTCGCAGTCATTGGTCATGAGGTCCACGTCAGGCACCGTCCGCCTGGTGGAGACCCACCATCGGGCCGACCAGATGCACGTCTAA
- a CDS encoding polyphosphate kinase 2 family protein: MNLAIDNYRINPESQVMLADWAGDDDGGLDKSDTKAATAALSERLVELQHLLFAQGKHRLLVVIQATDTGGKDSTIRRVFGPLNPAGVRVTGFKKPSDQELAHDYLWRVHAHTPAAGQIAVFNRSHYEDVLVVRVHNLVPEAQWKLRYQHLREFERLLSDEGTTIVKLFLHITPDEQRRRLQDRVDDPTKWWKFNRADLTERERWDDYQAAYSDMLARTSEPVPWHVIPANHKWFRDHLISTILVDTLEGLDLAYPEPDEDLTGLTIS; this comes from the coding sequence ATGAACCTCGCGATCGACAACTACCGGATCAATCCCGAATCCCAGGTGATGCTGGCGGATTGGGCCGGCGACGACGACGGTGGGCTGGACAAGTCGGACACCAAGGCCGCCACGGCCGCGCTGTCCGAGCGCCTGGTCGAACTGCAGCACCTCCTCTTTGCGCAGGGCAAGCACCGGCTCCTGGTGGTCATCCAGGCCACCGACACGGGCGGCAAGGACTCCACCATCCGCCGGGTGTTCGGCCCCCTCAACCCCGCGGGGGTTCGGGTGACCGGGTTCAAGAAGCCATCCGACCAGGAACTGGCCCACGATTACCTGTGGCGTGTCCACGCCCACACTCCGGCGGCCGGGCAGATTGCCGTGTTCAACCGCAGCCACTACGAGGACGTATTGGTCGTTCGAGTGCACAATCTCGTGCCGGAGGCCCAGTGGAAGCTTCGGTACCAGCACCTGCGGGAGTTCGAGCGTCTCTTGAGCGATGAGGGCACCACCATCGTCAAGCTGTTCCTCCACATCACACCCGACGAGCAACGCCGGCGACTGCAGGACCGGGTGGATGATCCCACCAAGTGGTGGAAGTTCAACCGGGCGGACCTTACCGAGCGGGAGCGGTGGGACGACTATCAGGCTGCGTACTCCGACATGCTGGCCCGAACGTCCGAGCCGGTCCCATGGCATGTGATCCCGGCCAACCACAAATGGTTCAGGGATCATCTGATCAGCACGATCCTCGTCGACACCCTTGAGGGACTCGACCTGGCCTACCCCGAGCCGGACGAGGACCTCACCGGCCTGACGATCAGCTGA
- a CDS encoding MBL fold metallo-hydrolase: protein MAIELITTDGIFALDGGEWEVTNNIWLVGDDREVLVFDAAHDHRAIVDAVNGRKVRGIVLTHGHNDHINAAVPLRDAVDAPIWLHDADSMLWDVVWPDDSPDRQLAEGGSFKVAGHELGVMHTPGHSPGCCCFHDAGSGAVFTGDTLFCGGPGATGRSYSDEPTIVASIRDRLMALPDETVVHTGHGESTTIGAERQGIDAKAAELGV, encoded by the coding sequence ATGGCCATTGAACTGATCACCACCGACGGAATCTTCGCCCTCGACGGCGGCGAGTGGGAGGTGACGAACAACATCTGGCTGGTCGGCGACGACCGCGAGGTGCTGGTCTTCGATGCAGCACACGATCACCGGGCGATCGTCGACGCGGTGAACGGCCGCAAGGTGCGGGGCATCGTGTTGACCCACGGGCACAACGATCACATCAACGCCGCGGTCCCGCTGCGGGACGCCGTCGATGCGCCGATCTGGCTCCACGACGCCGACTCGATGCTGTGGGACGTCGTGTGGCCCGACGACTCGCCCGACCGGCAGCTGGCCGAGGGTGGGTCGTTCAAGGTGGCCGGCCACGAGTTGGGGGTGATGCACACGCCGGGGCACTCCCCGGGGTGTTGCTGTTTCCACGATGCGGGCAGCGGTGCGGTGTTCACCGGCGACACGCTGTTCTGTGGAGGGCCCGGCGCCACCGGCCGCAGTTATTCCGACGAGCCAACCATCGTCGCCTCGATTCGTGACCGTCTGATGGCTTTGCCGGACGAGACGGTGGTGCATACCGGTCACGGTGAAAGCACCACCATCGGGGCCGAGCGCCAGGGCATCGATGCGAAGGCCGCCGAGCTGGGCGTCTGA
- the atpC gene encoding ATP synthase F1 subunit epsilon: MTLQVELVSPEAIVWSGEANMVIARTLEGDAAFMEGHIPMIGALATGVVRVVADGEPERQIAVHSGFVEVTPTGEGNTKVAVLSDMAELAEDIDLKRAQEAKGRAEDVLRTSEDDEQAKGALRRAEVRIAVAEAAKR; the protein is encoded by the coding sequence ATGACGTTGCAGGTTGAGTTGGTCTCCCCGGAGGCCATCGTGTGGTCCGGCGAGGCCAACATGGTGATCGCCCGAACCCTCGAGGGCGACGCCGCCTTCATGGAAGGCCACATCCCGATGATCGGGGCGCTCGCCACAGGTGTGGTTCGGGTGGTCGCCGATGGCGAGCCCGAGCGCCAGATCGCCGTGCACTCCGGCTTTGTCGAGGTGACCCCGACCGGTGAGGGCAACACCAAAGTGGCCGTGCTGTCCGATATGGCCGAACTGGCAGAGGACATCGACCTGAAGCGTGCCCAAGAGGCCAAGGGTCGAGCCGAGGACGTACTCCGCACCTCGGAGGACGACGAACAAGCCAAGGGCGCGTTGCGCCGGGCCGAGGTGCGCATCGCCGTCGCCGAGGCCGCCAAGCGCTAG
- the atpD gene encoding F0F1 ATP synthase subunit beta — MTATEPIVDTNDPATDLPSGKIVAIAGPVVDVEFPAGAIPEINTALEFDLTIGDDEVTVVAEVAQQIGEGRVRAVAMKPTDGLTRGTEVRNTGGPITVPVGDAVLGHVFNVIGQPLDVESIEATERWPIHRRPPAFDTLEPKAQMFETGIKVLDLLTPYLQGGKIGLFGGAGVGKTVLITEMINRVASNHGGVSVFAGVGERTREGTDLLIEMGETMLGGTDQSVLTKAALCFGQMDEPPGVRLRVALSALTMAEYFRDVQGQDVLLFVDNIFRFTQAGMEVSTLLGRMPSAVGYQPTLADEMGALQERITSTGGKSITSLQAVYVPADDYTDPAPFTSFTHFDGTTELNRDIAAKGIYPAVDPLASTSTILDPQVVGDRHYNVARQVQESLQRYNELQDIIAILGLDELSEEDRVTVDRARKIEKFLSQPMFVAEVFTGLPGIFTPVEETIESFEMLVNGDLDHLPEQAFLNVGGAEDAMKKADDLKKNG, encoded by the coding sequence ATGACCGCAACCGAGCCCATCGTAGATACCAACGACCCAGCCACCGATCTGCCCTCGGGCAAGATCGTGGCCATCGCCGGCCCGGTGGTCGACGTGGAGTTCCCCGCCGGTGCGATCCCCGAGATCAACACCGCCTTGGAGTTCGACCTCACCATTGGTGACGACGAGGTCACGGTGGTGGCCGAGGTCGCCCAGCAGATCGGCGAGGGCCGAGTGCGTGCGGTGGCCATGAAGCCGACCGACGGCCTGACCCGTGGCACCGAGGTGCGCAACACCGGTGGCCCGATCACCGTGCCGGTCGGCGATGCCGTCCTCGGTCACGTGTTCAACGTCATCGGACAGCCGCTCGACGTTGAGTCGATCGAGGCGACCGAGCGCTGGCCGATCCACCGTCGGCCGCCGGCGTTCGACACCCTGGAGCCGAAGGCCCAGATGTTTGAGACCGGCATCAAGGTGCTCGACCTTCTGACGCCGTACCTTCAGGGCGGCAAGATCGGCCTGTTCGGTGGTGCCGGCGTGGGTAAGACCGTGTTGATCACCGAGATGATCAACCGCGTGGCCTCCAACCACGGTGGTGTGTCGGTGTTCGCCGGTGTGGGCGAGCGCACCCGTGAGGGCACCGACCTGCTGATCGAGATGGGCGAGACCATGCTGGGCGGCACCGACCAGTCGGTGCTCACCAAGGCCGCCCTGTGCTTCGGCCAGATGGACGAGCCGCCGGGCGTGCGCCTGCGGGTGGCACTGTCGGCGCTGACGATGGCCGAGTACTTCCGTGACGTGCAGGGCCAGGACGTGCTGCTGTTCGTCGACAACATCTTCCGCTTCACCCAGGCGGGTATGGAGGTGTCCACGCTGTTGGGCCGCATGCCCTCCGCCGTGGGCTACCAGCCGACGCTGGCCGACGAGATGGGCGCCCTCCAGGAGCGCATCACCTCGACCGGCGGCAAGTCGATCACCTCGCTGCAGGCCGTGTACGTGCCTGCGGACGACTACACCGACCCGGCGCCGTTCACGTCGTTCACCCACTTCGACGGCACGACCGAGCTGAACCGTGACATCGCCGCCAAGGGCATCTACCCGGCGGTCGACCCGTTGGCGTCCACCTCGACGATCCTCGACCCGCAGGTGGTCGGCGACCGCCACTACAACGTGGCCCGTCAGGTGCAGGAGTCGCTGCAGCGCTACAACGAGCTGCAGGACATCATCGCCATCCTCGGCCTCGACGAGCTGTCCGAAGAGGACCGCGTGACGGTCGACCGGGCCCGCAAGATCGAGAAGTTCCTCTCCCAGCCGATGTTCGTCGCCGAGGTGTTCACCGGCCTGCCCGGTATCTTCACGCCGGTTGAAGAGACGATCGAGAGTTTCGAGATGCTGGTCAACGGCGACCTCGATCATCTGCCCGAGCAGGCGTTCCTCAACGTTGGCGGCGCCGAGGATGCCATGAAGAAGGCCGACGACCTGAAGAAGAACGGCTGA
- a CDS encoding F0F1 ATP synthase subunit gamma, which yields MAGAQERVLRRRIGSVGNTKKITRAMELISATRVTKAQMRARDARPYATEITQVIQDLSAQGASVDHPLLAQVDDPKVVGVVVLASDRGLAGAYNASVIRAAEREIQAARSEGREYRLVCVGKKSSSYFRFRGYTIHSEFEGISDTPTYHDAREVARTVSSMFLEQGVDRIILAYTEFVSMGTQKPRVRRFLPLQSSETIGEAGDAEARAGFEFEPDAAGVLEALLPRYVESRLFSALLDAAASEHASRQRAMKSATDNAEDMILRLTRKMNQVRQDAITTEISEIISGAEALSDDQGDDGDTAHHLAAQHLAFEHVTHEHFNHRMHT from the coding sequence ATGGCAGGCGCACAGGAACGAGTGTTGCGACGTCGCATCGGCAGCGTCGGCAACACCAAGAAGATCACACGGGCCATGGAGCTGATCTCGGCCACCCGGGTGACCAAGGCCCAGATGCGGGCCCGCGACGCGCGCCCGTATGCCACCGAGATCACCCAGGTCATTCAGGACCTTTCGGCACAGGGCGCCTCGGTGGATCACCCGTTGTTGGCCCAGGTGGACGACCCCAAGGTGGTGGGTGTGGTGGTGCTCGCCTCCGACCGCGGCCTTGCCGGCGCCTACAACGCATCGGTGATCCGGGCCGCAGAGCGCGAGATCCAGGCCGCCCGCTCCGAGGGCCGCGAGTATCGCCTGGTGTGCGTGGGCAAGAAGTCCAGCTCGTACTTCCGCTTCCGCGGCTACACGATCCATTCGGAGTTCGAGGGCATTTCGGACACGCCCACCTATCACGACGCCCGTGAGGTGGCCCGCACGGTGTCATCGATGTTCCTCGAACAGGGTGTCGATCGAATCATCCTGGCGTACACCGAGTTTGTCAGCATGGGCACCCAGAAGCCCCGGGTGCGTCGATTTCTGCCGTTGCAGTCCAGCGAGACGATTGGAGAGGCGGGCGACGCCGAGGCCAGGGCCGGATTCGAGTTCGAGCCCGACGCCGCCGGTGTGCTTGAGGCGTTGCTGCCCCGCTACGTCGAAAGCCGTCTGTTCTCGGCGCTGCTCGATGCCGCAGCCTCCGAACACGCCAGCCGCCAGCGGGCCATGAAGTCGGCCACCGACAACGCCGAGGACATGATCCTGCGGCTCACCCGCAAGATGAACCAGGTGCGCCAGGATGCCATCACCACCGAGATCTCCGAGATCATCTCCGGCGCCGAGGCGCTGAGCGACGATCAGGGGGACGACGGCGACACCGCCCATCACCTGGCCGCCCAGCATCTGGCCTTCGAGCACGTTACTCACGAGCACTTCAATCACCGGATGCACACGTAG